GTCCAGGATGGGGGCCCCGGCCGCCGATCGCACCGTGGCTCAGCGACGCACCCACTCGTTGGCCCGCTCACCGACCGCCGCCTTCGCCGCGGTCTCCTCCAGCCTCTTCTCCCGGGTCGCATCCCTCTTGGCCTGGCGGATCCAGTCCAGGATCGCCTTGCGGGCCGACGGCGGGAACGCGTCCCAGGCCTCGCGGGAGCCGGGGTGGCGGGCGAAGGCGCCGGCCAGGTCGCCGGGGACCTCGAGGGCCTCCACGGCCGCCAACGCCTCCCACGACCCGTCCTCCCGTGCCGCCGCGACCGCCGCGGCCCCCGCCGCGAGCAGGCGCCCCTCCGCCTCCAGGGCCGCGATGCGCTCCCGGTTCGCGGCCGACCACGGGCTCCCGGGGCGACGCCGGGTGAACCACAGGCGTGAGCGCTGGTCGTCGATGCGGCGTCGCACGCTGTCGACCCACCCGACCCGCAGGGCCTCGACCACGGCCTGCTCGTAGGTGAGGGCCTGGCGGCCGGTGGCCTTCTTGGACGTGACCAGCCAGACGCCCTCGTCGCGGTCGTGGTGCGCCTCCAGCCACTCGGTCCACTCGGCGAGGGAGGCGGGCTCGAAGCGCTCGGCGTCGTCGTGGGCCACGGGACCAGTCTGCCCGCCGCGGGCGTCGGTCGTCCCCGGGGCGGAACAGGGTGTCAGCCCTGGGCGAAGGGTCCGGGGCCGAAGGGGTCGTCGGGGACCGGCTCCTGGTCGGCGAAGGAGCCCTCGCCGAAGGGGTCGATGGTGCGGGGCGTCTGGGTCGCGGCGGCCTCGTCCTCGGGACGGGTCCAGGCCGCGTAGCCCTCCTCCTCCAGCCGGTCGGCCAGCTCGGGCCCCCCGCTGTCTCGCACCTCGCCCCGGACGAGGATGTGGACCCGGTCGGCCTTCAGCTCGGCCAGCACCCGGGTGTAGTGGGTGATGCAGAGCACGCCGGTGCCGGTCTCGGTGGCCGCCTCCACCCGGCGGGCGCAGGCCCGCAGGGCGTCGATGTCGAGGCCCGAGTCGAGCTCGTCGAGGATGGCGAAGGCGGGGTCGAGCACGCCGAGCTGCATGGTCTCGTTGCGCTTCTTCTCGCCGCCGGAGAGGTCGACGTTGAGGGGCCGCTCGAGGAAGCGGTCGTCGAAGCCGATGCGGGACGCCTCCTCGGCCATCCGGGCGCGCATGCCGGCCGCGTCGCGGCCCGAGGCGGCGAAGGCGGCCGAGAGGGTGTCGACCAGCGACACGCCCGGCACCTCGGTCGGGTACTGCATGACGAGGAAGAGCCCGGCCCGCACCCGCTCCCAGGTGGGCAGGCCGAGGAGGTCTCGGCCGTCGAGCGTGACCGACCCGCCCGTCACCTCGTAGCCGGGGCGGCCCATGAGGACGTGGGACAGCGTGGACTTGCCGGCCCCGTTGGGGCCCATCACCGCGTGCACCTCGCCCGAGCGCACCGTGAGGTCGATGCCCCGGAGGATCTCGGTGCCGCCGGCGGAGGCCCGCAGGCCCTCGATCACGAGCTCGGTCATCCGTCGACCTCCACGTAGACGTCGTCGTCCTCGACCGTGACCGGGTAGGTCGCCACCGGCTTGTTGGCGGGCAGGGACGAGGGCTCCCCGGTGACCAGGGAGAAGTTGGAGCCGTGCTTCCAGCACTCGATCTCGAGGGTGTCGCAGAGGACCTCGCCCTCGGAGAGCGAGATGCGCTGGTGGCTGCAGATGTCGCCCACGGCGTAGAAGTCGTCGCCCACGTGCACGACGGCGACGGGGGTGCCCCCGAGCATGACCCGGTGGGCGGTGCCGTCGGCGACCTCGGAGACGGCGCAGGCCCGGACCCGGCTCATGCCGGGACCTCGGCGTCGAGGCGGTCGAGGCGGGCCTCGATGGCGGCCCGCACCTCGGCCAGCACCGGCGCCGGTGCGGCCATGCGGCCCAGGACGTCGGCGAAGAACCCCGACACCACCAGCCGCTCGGCGTCCTCGGGGGGCACGCCCCGGCTCTCCAGGTAGAAGCGCTGCTCGTCGTCGATGGGGCCCACCGTGGAGGCGTGGCTGCAGTGGACGTCGTTGTTCTGGATCTCGAGGTTGGGGACCGACTCGGCCCAGGCCTCCTCGGACAGCTTCAGGTTCCGGTTGGTCTGGAAGGCGTTGGTGCCCCGGGCGTCGGGCCGGACCGTGATGAGCCCGGTGTAGATCGACCGGGACCGGCCGCCCACCGCACCCTTGAACAGCAGGTCGGAGCTGGTGTCGGGGGCGACGTGGTCCTGGAAGGTCCGGAAGTCGAGGGTCTGGGTGCCCTCGCCGAAGTAGGCGGCGAGCAGGTTGCCGGTGGCCCCCCGCCCCTCGAGGCGGCAGTCGGTGCGGACCCGGGCGTAGTCGCCCCCGAGGGCCACCAGGGCCGAGGTGAGGGTGCCCTCCTGGGCGACGCGGGCGGCCTGGGCCGCCACCTGCCAGGCGGCCCTCCCGTGGCGCTGGACCACGGTGTGGGTCAGCCGGGCCCGGGCGGCCACGTCGAGCTCGGTGAGGGGGAGCACCAGGGCGTCGTGGTCGTCGGAGCCCTGGAGCTCGACCACCGAGGCCTGGGCTCCGTCCTCGACCACGACGGCCAGGCGGGGGGCGACGAGGGCGCCGGGGGTGACGCCGACCGAGCGCACCAGCACCGGGTGCGCGACGGCGGCACCGCGCCGGACGCGGATCGTCACCGGCGTGGGGCTGAGGGCGATGGCCCACTCGGCCAGGGCGTCGGGGGCCTGGCCGAGCACGGAGCCCAGGGCGGCGTCGTCGCCGGTCTCGACCGACACGGCGTCGTCGTGGACCTCAACGGCGGTGGCCCACCCGTCGACCAGGGTCACCACCGCGGCCCAGTCGCCGTCGGGGACGGGGCCCGCATCGTGGTCGGGCGCCGCCGTCACCGGGGCGTAGGCCTCCAGGTCGAGCTCGTCGACCCGGCTGTAGCGCCACTCCTCGGCGTCCGGGCTCGGGAGCCCGGCCGCCTGCGCCCGCTCGGCGGCGGCGGTGCGCAGGGCGGTGTCCCCGGGCAGGGCGGCCGTGGCGTCAGCGATGGGGCTCAGGGTGTCCTCCGGATGTGGTCGGGCCGGTCG
Above is a window of Iamia majanohamensis DNA encoding:
- a CDS encoding YdeI/OmpD-associated family protein gives rise to the protein MAHDDAERFEPASLAEWTEWLEAHHDRDEGVWLVTSKKATGRQALTYEQAVVEALRVGWVDSVRRRIDDQRSRLWFTRRRPGSPWSAANRERIAALEAEGRLLAAGAAAVAAAREDGSWEALAAVEALEVPGDLAGAFARHPGSREAWDAFPPSARKAILDWIRQAKRDATREKRLEETAAKAAVGERANEWVRR
- the sufC gene encoding Fe-S cluster assembly ATPase SufC produces the protein MTELVIEGLRASAGGTEILRGIDLTVRSGEVHAVMGPNGAGKSTLSHVLMGRPGYEVTGGSVTLDGRDLLGLPTWERVRAGLFLVMQYPTEVPGVSLVDTLSAAFAASGRDAAGMRARMAEEASRIGFDDRFLERPLNVDLSGGEKKRNETMQLGVLDPAFAILDELDSGLDIDALRACARRVEAATETGTGVLCITHYTRVLAELKADRVHILVRGEVRDSGGPELADRLEEEGYAAWTRPEDEAAATQTPRTIDPFGEGSFADQEPVPDDPFGPGPFAQG
- a CDS encoding non-heme iron oxygenase ferredoxin subunit, giving the protein MSRVRACAVSEVADGTAHRVMLGGTPVAVVHVGDDFYAVGDICSHQRISLSEGEVLCDTLEIECWKHGSNFSLVTGEPSSLPANKPVATYPVTVEDDDVYVEVDG
- the sufD gene encoding Fe-S cluster assembly protein SufD — protein: MTAAPDHDAGPVPDGDWAAVVTLVDGWATAVEVHDDAVSVETGDDAALGSVLGQAPDALAEWAIALSPTPVTIRVRRGAAVAHPVLVRSVGVTPGALVAPRLAVVVEDGAQASVVELQGSDDHDALVLPLTELDVAARARLTHTVVQRHGRAAWQVAAQAARVAQEGTLTSALVALGGDYARVRTDCRLEGRGATGNLLAAYFGEGTQTLDFRTFQDHVAPDTSSDLLFKGAVGGRSRSIYTGLITVRPDARGTNAFQTNRNLKLSEEAWAESVPNLEIQNNDVHCSHASTVGPIDDEQRFYLESRGVPPEDAERLVVSGFFADVLGRMAAPAPVLAEVRAAIEARLDRLDAEVPA